Within the Terriglobia bacterium genome, the region CACCAGATATTTCATGCCGCGCTCGAGCTTCACCTCGTAAGTGTCGCGGGCGTCCTTGGAGCGGTACATGGGGCGCATCATCTCGAGCTGGTTCTCCTTTACCGAGAAGATGCACTGGATATGAGTGTGACCAAAGAAGGTAAGCGGGACGGTCGTGCGCATGAGCGGCTCGATGGCGTCGCGCAACACGATGATGTACTCATCCTCTTCGATAGGAGAGCCGTGGACAAGCTGCACCGCGGCGATGCCGTCCAATGGGATCGGTCCCCGGGGCAGGTTCTTGAGGAACTCGAGGTTTTCGGGGGAGAGCGCCTGCTTGGTCCAGAGGGCGGCGAGACCGGCGATGGGGTTGAAGCTCTCCACACCCATCACGCCGGTGCAGGCCTTGTCGTGATTGCCGCGGACGAACAGCCCGCCGAGCTTGCGCGAGCGGTCGGTGACTTCGTTGGGGCTGGCGCCGTAGCCGACGATGTCCCCCAGGTTCACCACTTTGTCGCAACTGGGCGCCACCTCCAGGCACGCTTCCAGGCCCTCGAGGTTCGAATGTATGTCGCTCAGCAGGAGTACACGCATTGATTTAGGGGTCGGCCCTCAGCCTTCGGGGTTTCGCCGGGGGAGGCGAGAAACGGAATGATAGACGAACGCCCGGAATTTCGCGACTGACCTTTGTGCCTAGCGGGATCGGGCTTTCTTGAGAGCCGACGGCTGCTGACTGATGACCACCGGGCAGCGGGCGTAGTGGCTGGGACCGACCTCCACCAGTGGCGGAAGTGCGTGGGCGCATTGCCGCTCGGCGAACTCGCAGCGCGGCACGAAGGGGCAGCCGGGCGGGAGCGCGGCGGGAGAGGGCACCACCCCCTCGATGGTGCGCAAGGGGACGGAGCGGTCGGTGCGCAGGGTGGGGACCGCGCCCAGCATGCCTCGAGTGTAGGGATGAACGGCGTGACGGAAGATGTCGCGTACCGAGCCTCTTTCCACGATCGAGCCGGCGTACATCACCGCGACCCGGTTCACCAGCTGCGATACCAGGCCGAGATCGTGCGAGATGAAGAGCAGCGACAGGTTAAACCTCTGGCGCAGCGCATTGAGCAGCCCGACGATCTGGGCCTGGACGGTCACGTCCAGCGCGGTGGTGGGCTCGTCCGCGATGAGCAGCTGCGGGCGGTTCACGATGGCCATCGCGATCATCACGCGCTGGCGCTGACCGCCGGAGAGCTGGTGCGGGTAGGCGCGGGCGCGGAGCTGGGGATCGCGGAAGCCGACGTCGCGCAACGCCTCCAGAGCCCGATCCCAGGCCACGGCCTTCTCCAGCGAGCGCCGGCCGAAGGTGGATGAACCGTGAGTCAGAACGGCCTCGGCCACCTGCTCACCCACGCGCATCACCGGATTGAGCGCGGTCATGGGCTCCTGGAAGATCATGCTGATCCGCTCCCCGCGAAAGGTGCGCATCTCATGTTCGGGAAGAGATAAGAGCGCGGTGTGGTCGAAGAGGATCTCGCCCGAAGTGCGAGCCTGGCGGGGCAACAGGCGCATGATGGCCAGCGCCGTGACGGATTTCCCGGAGCCGGACTCACCCACCAGGGCCAGGGATTCGCCCCGGCCGATATCGAACGAGACGTCGCGCACCGCAGGCAGAGCACCATTCCGTGCGACGAAATCGACGCTCAGGTTCTTGAGCCGGAGAAGGTCGGGCACGGCATTATCCTAGCAGCCGTGAGTGGCGGTCCGTGAGCGCGAGACGAAGAGAAAAAGCCCGGCCGCAGAGCGGT harbors:
- a CDS encoding metallophosphatase family protein, whose translation is MRVLLLSDIHSNLEGLEACLEVAPSCDKVVNLGDIVGYGASPNEVTDRSRKLGGLFVRGNHDKACTGVMGVESFNPIAGLAALWTKQALSPENLEFLKNLPRGPIPLDGIAAVQLVHGSPIEEDEYIIVLRDAIEPLMRTTVPLTFFGHTHIQCIFSVKENQLEMMRPMYRSKDARDTYEVKLERGMKYLVNPGSVGQPRDGDRRAGFAVFDTESFSFTFHRVPYNIEGAQQRILAAKLPDRLATRLADGR
- a CDS encoding ABC transporter ATP-binding protein, whose product is MPDLLRLKNLSVDFVARNGALPAVRDVSFDIGRGESLALVGESGSGKSVTALAIMRLLPRQARTSGEILFDHTALLSLPEHEMRTFRGERISMIFQEPMTALNPVMRVGEQVAEAVLTHGSSTFGRRSLEKAVAWDRALEALRDVGFRDPQLRARAYPHQLSGGQRQRVMIAMAIVNRPQLLIADEPTTALDVTVQAQIVGLLNALRQRFNLSLLFISHDLGLVSQLVNRVAVMYAGSIVERGSVRDIFRHAVHPYTRGMLGAVPTLRTDRSVPLRTIEGVVPSPAALPPGCPFVPRCEFAERQCAHALPPLVEVGPSHYARCPVVISQQPSALKKARSR